The proteins below come from a single Anolis sagrei isolate rAnoSag1 chromosome 8, rAnoSag1.mat, whole genome shotgun sequence genomic window:
- the LOC132782918 gene encoding arylamine N-acetyltransferase, pineal gland isozyme NAT-10-like — translation MNIKEYFARTRYQGSLDKLDLATLTAIFQYHIRAVPFENLSIHCGETITLDLEDVYEKIVRKRRGGWCMENNQLLFWVLKSLGYDTTTLGAYVYNPKQGDYGTDMNHLIMKVVIDGTTYIVDGGYGSSYQMWEPMELAAGKDQPQTPGIFRFTEENGTWHLEKIRRKQHVPNPNFSDQVGKGGHRRIYSFSLEPVTMEDFQPQCLYLQTSPDSLFTRKSICTLQTMGGFRALVGWTFSETKYNYKEDTDLVEFKTLRDDEVEPTLQEEFGISLERKLAPINLPGNYEI, via the coding sequence ATGAACATCAAAGAGTATTTTGCAAGAACCAGGTACCAAGGCTCTCTGGATAAGCTCGATTTGGCGACGCTGACGGCCATCTTCCAGTACCACATCCGGGCCGTTCCCTTTGAGAACCTCAGCATCCACTGCGGGGAGACCATCACGTTGGACCTGGAGGATGTGTACGAGAAAATCGTGAGGAAAAGGCGAGGTGGGTGGTGCATGGAGAACAACCAGCTGCTCTTTTGGGTTCTCAAAAGCCTGGGATACGACACAACCACCCTGGGGGCCTATGTCTACAACCCGAAGCAAGGTGACTATGGGACGGACATGAACCACCTCATCATGAAAGTTGTGATTGATGGAACAACTTATATTGTTGATGGTGGTTACGGCTCTTCCTACCAAATGTGGGAGCCTATGGAGCTGGCGGCTGGCAAAGACCAGCCTCAAACACCGGGGATCTTTCGCTTCACAGAAGAGAACGGGACTTGGCACTTGGAGAAAATCAGAAGGAAACAACATGTTCCCAATCCCAACTTCAGTGACCAGGTAGGGAAAGGGGGCCACAGGAGGATTTATTCATTCAGCCTGGAGCCGGTTACGATGGAAGACTTCCAGCCCCAATGTTTGTACCTCCAAACGTCCCCCGATTCCCTGTTTACACGGAAGTCGATTTGCACCCTCCAAACCATGGGCGGCTTCCGGGCTCTGGTTGGGTGGACCTTCTCAGAGACCAAGTACAACTACAAGGAGGACACAGACCTGGTGGAATTCAAGACCTTGCGGGACGACGAAGTGGAGCCAACCCTGCAAGAGGAGTTTGGTATCTCTTTGGAGAGGAAGCTGGCCCCAATTAACCTCCCCGGGAACTATGAAATCTAG